A single Elephas maximus indicus isolate mEleMax1 chromosome 2, mEleMax1 primary haplotype, whole genome shotgun sequence DNA region contains:
- the PCBD2 gene encoding pterin-4-alpha-carbinolamine dehydratase 2 isoform X2, which translates to MSRVALQAEKMNHHPEWFNVYNKVQITLTSHDCGGLTKRDVKLAQFIEKAAASM; encoded by the exons ATGTCCCGAGTTGCCCTACAAGCAGAGAAGATGAATCATCACCCGGAATGGTTCAACGTGTACAACAAG GTTCAGATAACTCTCACATCGCACGACTGTGGTGGACTGACCAAAAGGGATGTGAAGCTGGCCCAGTTTATTGAAAAAGCAGCTGCTTCTATGTGA